The segment GTCGATAAGCCGTCGCTGGCGCGGAAGCTAACGGTCGTGAGGAAGCCGGGATTGCTGCTCCGCTGCGCCAGATATGTAAACACGAATATACGCCAATGCTTTGGGCATTTATGCGAACGTGCTTACCTCAACGACCTCTGTCCGCGCGTACTTGACCCATGTGTTGGCACTTTTCGCTTGAACGTCCACCTCCAATACCGGGTTCGGCGGCCGGCCGTGGCCGTCGCAGAGGAGGTTGTCGCACGCCAAAGATATCTCGCACATGGGTATTTCGGCGGGATCTGAAACGACGCAGAGTACGAACAAGATTATTGGCTAGGAGACGGGGAAGGCGGTAGGAGCGAGGAGGAACTGTGAGCGTCGTAGTACTCGAACCTGTCGAAATTCCTCGTTGTAGCCGTAACATCTGGATGTCCGTGTCGAGCTTGTGCCCGCTGAACGCTTCTATTCGCTGCCGCAACGCGAGCAACTGACTACGCATGCAGTCGTAGCTAGCCAGTTGGAGAGCCTGCAACCAGCTGTCTCTGTCTTCGGCCGAGTTCGCGCCTAACGCTTGCAGCAAGCCTCCGTCGAACACTAGAAATTCATTTACATATTTACTCTTTGTTTACCGTTTCCTTAGGTCCCGTTTGGTCGAGTCTGACAGTGCAAGGTCAGCGGGCTTTTACAGGAATGGGAGGAAGCTTACCTATGCTGAATCCGTAGGGAATCTGATTGCTTGGTTGCTCCACTCGAACGAAGCATTGCTCGAGTATTATTACGCCAAGAGGCTCGGACCACTGTTCCCGcgatttgaaataaaacaacaGGTTCCCCCGTAATCTGCACCATCTCTCCAAACTTACTGTCCAACAGATGAGAATAACGTTCGCGCGTTCATTTACGGATTTCCATAATGCGAGCGAGATAATGAAAGCGTTTAGTGTGCGCGCGGTAGAAACGCGGATGAAAGATGCGATTGTTCTCGTTAACCagaaaaaagaaggaagaagaaacagAGACCGCAAAAAGTTATATGCGTttgttaagggggaatcctactTTTTGGGCTGGAAACCTAGCAAAAGTTGGGAATTTCTTGTGCAGAAACTGGCGATTAGATTCGTCTCAAATTTGGACCGTGTTTTTATGTATCTTTAAAGAAGTtgcaggattttttttattatgttttaGTAATAAATATGGGAGTTACGCGCCCGCTgtttgcatgatatttatcttacAGGTAATCCGTAACAGAAATATAAAACGgcgttttaatttatacatatgtagcttcaatttggtGAAccggaataaaagaaaaagaattatcGAGGAGAGTAgggagttttcaaactgaaacgTCTGAagctttaatttttgctattcaGTTTTGCatgaattttcttatgtaacaaaagaagtatgtaACTTATCGCTATCCAGGTGCATCAAACTGAAGCTATATCTGTataaagtgaaacgttgtttcattttttcgaattacctggaaggtaaatatcatgcacaccagggGATTacaaattttgcgcggcgtgttggTCATACATAACTCCCACATTTATTAttgcaaattaataaaaaaaaaactacaacttcttcaaagatgaataaaaatatggtccaaatttcagatcaatcgaatcgctagtttcttaaaagaaaaatccctaaatttgctatgtttttagcccaaaaaataggattccgcCTTTAAACAGACGTCTCCATCTTTTCGCTAGGTACTCGAATACGTAAAGCGAAGATTTCGCATCCGAATTGATCGCACATAGGTACGAAAGCAGAGaagggcaaaatttttatttaaataaaaatttcgaataccgaataaaagttaaaaatattattcgtcatgtgtcgaatacaGTTAATCCCGGTCAACTTACGCAATAAACAAAAActatattcgtcgaataaaaaaaaactatattcaacaaataaaaaaaaaatatattcgtcgaataaaaaaaaaactaattcgtcgaataaaaaaaaattatattcgtcgaataaaaaaaaactttattcgtcgaataataaaaaattaaagtaacttttattggatccgttatttaaataatctgtTATTTAGTAAATGCCGAGATCTGTACGAAAATAGATACGTGCAAACGAAATTGTCACGAAATGCGAGTGGCCGACACGAATTGAATCGCGATGTGGGCAAAAGGTGCAACGTGATTTCCAACAAGCATGCGAAACACGATAACGCTTAAGAGCGGTACGACTGACTGGAACGACAATTGTAATGAGAGACATGCAATTACACTTTGCAAGCCGGCCAGCGTGGCGCGTGTGTTCTCCTAAATAGGTATACACCATACAAATGCATAAAGCATACTCATGCACAAAGCGCGTCGCGCTTTCTCAAGCTCCCGTCTACGAAATTACTCATCCGAACGGTGCTTGCGAGATATGAATCCCGAACCTGGCAATTAGTGGGATGTGGGGCGGAAACGGGCGTGTGAAATCTGTGTTCGAAGTTTGAGATTTGAAAGCACGAAGCGCTTCCCCGACGTGACGTTTCTTCCGCATCGGAGGGACAGCCTTCCAGCGAGAGGCCGGCTGCTCGACTCGATTCGCAACGACAAGCGTGTTAATCGCGACAGATGTCGAGTTAAAACAGCAGAGGAGATGATTTTTCGGGGggaaatgaaacaaaaaaacttgGGATATAGGTACCTTTACTCGTACTGGCTGTAACGCAACTGAAGTCTCGGAGTGTCTTATGCGTTTTTCCCTTTTGACATTTGCTGTTAGATTTTTTACCTGTACCTGCAAATCATACGTAGCTACAGGTAGCTTTTAAACTTGCCCGGCGATCTGAGCGCAGTCGGACGTGGCTTCTCGTGCGCGGCCCTGCGTTAGTCGTTCACGCGCGTCAATTCAGTGTCCTCTGTTTCGCTTTAGGCGTTATAGGTACTCGGAACGGTGGACCTAATCGCGCGGGGTAGCCGAATGGCCGCCGCCGCAAGCTGTAGCGATGCGCACGTCCGACTCGGGTGGGACAGAACGAGAGCTGTCTGACAAGCGATGAGCGATGAGCGATGCGTAACGAATGATGGGTGTCGGGACTGTCGGGCGTCAGGGGATTTAGGGTTGAGTGGGGTCGCAGGTGGATTCTCCGACCGATCGTCACAGACGTCCAAAGGGCATGCTCGATGCGCGCTAGAGAGGTTTGCAAAAACTAGATCGCAAAAGAGAAAACAGAAATACATTCGACGTCTCTACAGATTGGAAGATACAAGCTACGATAAGTCCAGGCTGTTGACAAAACGTCGTCTACACAGTGTTTTCGTAACTATGCGACATCCCGAATTCGTAGAATTTAGGTATTTATGTAAAGCGACGATATGGTCTTACGGTGGCACTGTATGTGGATTGCACCGTGCgcgaaaataactggatttatGAGACGGTTGTGTCGTCAATGTCATCGTTACCTGCTCAGGTCGTAATCATGTTGTTTCATACAATTACGCACCAAACATTTCTACACGAATACCAATGTTGTAATCACACTTGCGTATTTTAATTAGAATATAGAATACATCATGCTTCGTTCAGGCGGTACGAATCATCGTCGGTCTCATCGCCAAAACATGTGCGATCGGTTCGCAACGCGAACGTAAACGTGATTCGAATAAGTACCGAGGTAGCATGTCATTTATTCTAATATTTTACGAATCTAAAACTACTTCTTCGTtcagatatatgtatatatatataaaagtgtgCAGTTGATAAACATAGTTGTACATACATACAGGCAATGCAAGTACTAATGATATTATAGATAACGCTATCGTCTTTAGAGATGCTTTACCATAAATAACGATCGCTACACGAGTTACTAAATACGATGCAAATGAGTTAATAGCAGTGGCGggtttaacagggcggccgatgagcagttgccgccggGGCCCCTGCCGAGAAGGCCCcactattcttaaaaaaaattatgattttatccaaactatattttttcggGACTATTACACTGAgttcgtttttagtaaactacctcttgattttcccgaaaaatgggccccagcTCAGAAGGGCCCCAGGGCCCTATTCTCAACAAAAGGAtttaattttatccaaactatatttttctctgtactattacactgagtctgttttcagtaaactacctcttcattttcccgaaaagtgggcccctgctcagaaggcccctagAGCTCTatcctaaaaaaattatgattttatccaagcactatatttgtTTCTATACTTTTAcccctttttagtaaactacctcttcattttcccgaaaaatgggcccttgctcagaaggcccctagagccctatcttaaaaaagttatgattttatccaagcactatatttgtTTCTACAGTTTTAcccctttttagtaaactacctcttcattttcccgaaaaatgggcccctgctcagaaggccccctaggccgtatcttaaaaaaaattatgattttatcaaagcactatattattatttatacttttctatacattcacccctttttagtaaactacctcttcatttttccgaaaaatggggccctcggaacgtttgccacctgggcctgttttcctaaatccgccactgattaagAGACTCTGATACCGAcaataataattgcaaataataaCAACGACTATGACGGCAAAAAGGTGGTAAATAATAGCGATTAATATTACACTGTTCGATTCGGGATGTTTCGTAGCTTCGACACCCTATACATACATGGTATACCTATTTGCACGAGGTCGACAAATTCTTCGTACACGGCGAGAAAATCTTTTGACGAATTCGCGATTTACCTTTGGGTGAAGAGATGTCGACGCTCGTCTGTTCGTAAATCTATATGTataaatgtatgtatatatgtatgtatgcgtAGGCATGCACGTGTGCATGTGCGCGCGCCCCCGTCTATGAAATTATGCACGTATGTATGCTGGATACTCGGAAGTATCGGATGCCACCGCAAGTTAAGATTACAACGATCATTCGAATAAGTGCGTATGGTAGCCGATGGAACGAGATGCGGAGGCTGATAAAGCGGCAGAGGTAGACGCGTAGAACGTAGACGAGCGTCGCAGCGGACGGGTAGCGAACGATCGTAGCAAGAATTCACGATTACAAATTCAAGACTATCTCTGGACTCGTGCTTTCGGAACAGATGAATGGGCTCTACATTAAAGAGAAGACGAAGAATTTGCGTGTCACGTGAGTTTATTTTCAAGGATCAAAACATGTACAATGTAGATGAGAGAGAAGAAAACATGCGTCGGCCTGAGTGGCGAAATACATGTACATAGAATTAATCGGTTTTCAAATCGGCGACCAGTTCGCGCGAGTGGATCGCGATGTTCGTATTTGCCAAGGGGCAATGATTGAGTCACTCACTCTCAGTTCTGCGAAAGAAGCCTTCTTGTCGCTCGCGTACGTACAATATACCCTCCTTCTCGAATTTCTGCGACGGTTGCGTAGCCAGGGTTAGAAGCTCTTGCTTGTTGAACCGCATCTTGGAAGACAGTCCCCGTTGGTGGTTACACCCACGTTACATCCGTGATAAATCACGTTACGCAGCAGTATTTCTATATCCTTGTCTGCCAACAAGTAGACGGTTATATGCGCGAAACATCGATCGATTGTTAAATTAAATGTCTCGATCGCACCGACCGATTTCAACCAACACGGTCCTCGCGCCGACTCCTACAGGATCTCTAACCTATTCCTTCCTAAGCTCAAGGCGCTTTCCACTTTGGCGAGTCTACCCCCCCGCGCACAGCTCACACCCACACTCTACTCTCACTCTCACTTCCCTTCTCTCTCCTACCTACTGTCACCTGCATCTTCTTTTTTCCCCCAATCGCTTTTGCCGACACCTTTAATCAGCCTGTTCGTTGCGATAATAACGCCTGCGATGAAGCTCGATCCGGGATCATTGAATTGTACAAGAGACGTAGTTTGAAACACTCGAAAATACCCGTCGAACGGATTGTTCGGTAATGGGCAAGAAACGTTAGAAATTATCACGccgatatatacatatgtatgaataCGTTAGACGATGAACGGATTGTCTGCGAGAACTCTGTAACGAACCTTCGTGGACACAGTATCCTCCGGTGTTGTTTCGGGAACCAGTATCGAGACACTTTCCCTCGCGGTTATTCGTCTCGCCGAACACATGTCGCGTTCCTGATACGGGTTGCTATCGAAACTTGGTCAACTACCGTTAGTCGGAGGATAAGTTTAAAGCAGTGCGTTGCAACGAGTGCGGTGCTTGTATGCGTAGACGTTTAAACGACAGCACATGCTTACGAGTGAAATACGCATGCACGAAACTAAGAAAAGGCGACGAGTGCTGGATTGAAATAACGATCGACCGGGCGTAAAACGAATGTATATCGTATTTTTACATCGCGCGACAAAGAATACCTATCGCACGCGAGaagggtaaaacgagcaatcaCGGACATTACTGTCATGCCGGATCGTTCGGCGtcggttctttcgagcattCCCGAACATTCCCGAGCAGGCTCGACCGCAGCCGAGTGTTCCCGAGCAACGCCGGTCAACTGGCATGTGCGAGTTTAATGGCGTCGAATGCGCGAGTGCTCGTGTTCTTGGCGCGTGTTTGGATTCTACCGGATTTTACCGACGCGACTTGGTAATCACGGAACGCGTTAGCTAAAATGCTGCCATCAATTACTTCGCCTGTGTCAAACGGAAGGAATTGGTCGCTTCTTTCGCAATATCCACCGGCATCAATTTCGGCACATTAATGACACTCTGTTCGACCTGCCACGTTTTCCGTGTACATATGCATGTATGTAAATTGTATCTATGTACTATGTACTTACTTCAAGGCTGTCCGATTGCTCACGCACGAATTCTTCAAGTGGAGTGGCATTAGAAATAAGTGAACCATGGATGTCCATGAAGTGCACAAGCTACCGCAAGGAAAGACGATGCAGTCGTTTCTCTCGGCGTCGAAAATTGCCTTGGTAAATCGATGTTTTTAATATCCCGTCGTAGTGAGTAGAAAAAGCATGCTTCAATCGATTGTAAAGTTCTGTGTAACATATTTTGCGATCCCACGTCTCCTCACAGCTCGTAAAGGGGACATTTTTTATGCTTTGAAATTGCTAGATTCGACTCTCGACAATTTTCTTCGTACAATTCCGGTGATGATATTGTTGATAGAAATAAGGAGAGGTAAATTGTAATATGTAGTGCGGTTAGAGGAAAGTTAATAAATGCGTTACGTATGACCTGTGACCTATCGGATGTAAGACGAGTGTATGTGCTTCGCTGGTGATTTAGGCGGTGGCGCCATCTCTCGTTGTAAGTATCAGATGTAGGAATAATTCCGCGAatatataaacgaaaataaataaGATACATAAATGAACGTTCTTATTTTCTATCCTCCATGATGTTGCGCGCTTGCTATAAGATTGCATTTAAAGTATCTACAAGGCAAAGATTGGAGGTGAAATTCACAAACCTTCCAGCTAACAGTTGAGATCCCGGTTATTATTCTAGTCAATCTTGCCATGCTGCAAAAGAATCCGCATTATCCTGGGCAACGGAACCTGCGATTTAGATTCCGCTGTGTCTGCGCTGGTTCAAGGATTCTCCGACTATCTGGATGGAATCAAGAAGAACGAAACGGGTTTGGCGGTGGTTCCATTGATGAACATACCCGAGGCAGAATATCGCTTGAAAACGGAAGTAGTGTATTTCTTGAACCGTCATAAAATCCCCTCGAGTTTGCTAACGTTTCGGTGAGTTGTTACCGTTGTTATCGTCGCGTACACGTAGCGATGCATTTGTAACGCGAAAACGATGATTCGATTAATCGTAAGAACGCAAACGGGTCTCACCCTCTGACTCTAGGGATCAGATAGACTTAAGAGCCCTGAAGGACAACACTGAAGTCAGTATGGAGGTTGTATTGGTCGACCACCACAGTCTCCCAGACGAggacatttttttaatggacAACGTGGTCCAAGTTATCGATCATCGACCGCGAGACACGTGCTGGCCTTGGCCCGGTAGAGAGCTTCAGTTGGAAACCGTAGGCAGCTGCGCCACTCTAGTAGCGCGAAATTTGCTTTGCAAACATCCGGAAGTAATAGACCCTGTCTTGTCCAGTTTGATAAGAGGCAAGCTGTCGTTGTATACCTACGGTATTATTCTTGGGTCGGATAAAGAACCGGCGTGTCAGACTTCCCTCTAATCGTTTTGTTAAGGAGAGGTCTTCCTTCACTTAACTCCTTGTAgatgatgataatgataatTACAAGAAGAATAGTAATACGTAGTAATAATAATCCTATATGATAAGACGCTTAAGGctcgtttgttagcaaaatctgtCCAGAGGATTTTTTTCGCACTTCCCGATGACCTGAACGGTTCAAATTCAGCATGGAGTTTCCTGGGCACCCAAAGATaccgtaaaaattcgaaaacgggTAGTACCTGTGGCCTAAGACAGGTCTTATGTTTATCTTATGGACCCTAAGGGTTTTAAGCGCTGCTGAACACTAATAACTTTTGGTaagtttcttttcctttcttcgcAAATAACATGAAATGACCCAAGACAAGACAGGTACCTGCGGGGTGGAAAAGGTACCCGAAAGTTGGAAAATCGATAGGTATTTCCTTTCTGGGGAAGTTCAAATGGCACGTATGTAtgtgacttacaagggaagatcccaaaaccgcaaattaaaaaaaaattgaaagtttgTGAATGTATGgttgatttcctcctgattacaacgcaatttttgttaccTACTCAAATTCtctctaaggggatgaaattaacccctgaaaattcggctatttttcgattttattttgtaactagcaatctgtaagagatagaaagaaagtttcaagacaaaagttacttcttttaattaggactatcatatGGTAGCTTACAGTCCTTACAGTTCGCGACTTATAACACAATTTTACCctcttagagcgaatttgggcagcaaccaaagattgcgctgtaatcaagaggaaatcccctactcaTGCagaaagtctcagaattttttgaatttccgggttcgggatcttcccttgttaggccCATCGAAATAAGTATGGTACCCAaaagttgtataattttatatttcgcacagaaaattgtttcgagggggatttacaaaaaaaatgtacttaccttaggcgtcttattatataggacaGTAATGTCTGGCGATAACAGGCTAAAAAACTAAGTAGTAATAAATATTAGCGAAAGT is part of the Andrena cerasifolii isolate SP2316 chromosome 1, iyAndCera1_principal, whole genome shotgun sequence genome and harbors:
- the LOC143374350 gene encoding exopolyphosphatase PRUNE1-like; protein product: MDVHEVHKLPQGKTMQSFLSASKIALSILPCCKRIRIILGNGTCDLDSAVSALVQGFSDYLDGIKKNETGLAVVPLMNIPEAEYRLKTEVVYFLNRHKIPSSLLTFRDQIDLRALKDNTEVSMEVVLVDHHSLPDEDIFLMDNVVQVIDHRPRDTCWPWPGRELQLETVGSCATLVARNLLCKHPEVIDPVLSSLIRGPILIDTGNFSKKVDRATPIDIETVEALEKIGQLNPDRTKPFNEIVNAKTDVSQLTPDDILIKDLKVVVGVPIVGLSMLVKNFLELRTNILGTLRDFAESRNTTIVVLIGMKFESQSVARDVGVFSLTTNQQLKEKMVEALMLSTEPPLDLTLTREIHEEDGSCSLVLYAQGNLRATRKQILPIIRDTLLSES